In the Aeromicrobium fastidiosum genome, GGCCGACCTGCGAGTCGAGCCCGCGCGGCAGGTGCGCGAACCAGTCGTCGAGCTCGAGCTCGGCGACGACCGCCAGCAGCTGCTCGTCGGTCGCGTCCTGCCGCCCGTAGAGCAGGTTGTCACGCAGCGTCGCGTCGAACAGGAAGCCCTCCTGCGGCACCATCAGGACGTGCTGCCGAAGGTCGGCGAACGAGATGGTCGAGATGTCGGCGGCCGACTCCGGATCGGTGCCGAGCCGGACCGTGCCCGACGTGGGATCCATGAGCCGGGTCAGCAGCTTGGCGAACGTCGTCTTGCCCGACCCCGTCTCGCCCACGACGGCGATGCGCTGGCGCGGCTCGAGCACGACGTCGACGTCCTTCAGCACCGGCGGCCCGCCGGGGTACGCGAACGTCACGCCGTCGAAGCGAGCACCGAGCGAGCCCGGCGGCAGTGACGTTCCCCCCGCGCCCGGATCGACGACGTCGGCGGGCGTGTCGAGCAGGTCGATGACGCGCCGCCACGAGGCGATCGCGTTCTGGGCGTCGGTCAGCACCTGCGTCGCGGTCTGGACCGGCCCGACGAACAACCCCACCAGGAAGGCGAAGGCGATCACGGTGCCCATCGACAGGTCGCCCTTGACGCCCAGCACCACGCCGAACGCCAGCACCGCACCGTTGGCCAGGCCGCCGGCCACCCCGGACGAGGCGAACGTGACGGCGACGAGCTTCTGCGCCGAGACGTTGGCGTCGAGGTTGCGCTTGATGCCGTCGTCGACCCGCTGCTGCGTGCGACGCTCGATCGCGTGGGCCCGCACGACCGAGGCACCGACGACGGGCTCGGCGATCACGGCGATCATCTCGCCGACCGTGCGGCGGACGATGTCGTACGCGTCGCTCAGCCGGGTGGCGAACCACTTGAGGCTGATCGCGAGCGGCAGGAAGCAGACGATCACGACGATCGTCAGCTGCCACGAGTAATAGGCCATGATGATCGTCGCGACCACGATCTGCCCGAGGCTCACGACGATCTGGATGCCGGTGAACTGCAGGAACTGCGACACCTGGTCGATGTCGGACGTCACGCGCGAGACGAGCACCCCGCGGCGCTCGGAGTTCTGGGTCAGCATCGACAGGTCGTGCACGTGCCGGAAGGCGTCGACGCGCATCTGCGCCAGGCCAGTCTCGCTGGCCACGAACAGCCGGATGCGCATCCAGTAGGCGATGCCGGCGGTGACGAGGATCAGCACCGACGCGATCGCGAGGAACCCGCCGACGTCGCTCAGGCGGGTGTCGCCGCCGTCGCCGAGGCCCGCGTCGACGGTGCGCTGGATCAGCACCGGCACGACCGAGCCGCCGACCGTGCTGAGCACGGCCAGCAGGATCGTCAGGCCCAGTCCGTCCTTGATCGCGGGCGACAGGGCGAGGCCCCGACGGATGATCTGGGTGCCGCTCTCACGGCTCTGCGCGATCTCCGGAAGGTCGTTGTCGGTATCGGTGGCGGTGCTCATGACAGCTCCTCCCGTGCCTGGTCGTACGCGTTGACGAGGTTGCGGTAGTCGGGCGACTGCTCGACGAGCTCGTCGTGGGTTCCGCGTGCCGCGATGGCCCCCTGATCCAGGAACACGACCTCGTCGGCCAGCGCGATCGTGGCCTTGCGGTAGGCCACGACCAGGACGGTCGGGCCGTCCCCGTCGGACGTGCTGGCCGCCAGCGCCTTGAGGATGCGCTGCTCGACCTCGGGGTCGACGGCACTCGTGGCGTCGTCCATGACCAGCAGCCGCGGACGCCGCACGAGCGCGCGGGCCAGCGACAGCCGCTGCCGCTGGCCGCCTGACAGGGTCGTGCCGCGCTCGCCCAGCTGGGAGTCGAGACCGCGCGGGAGCTCCTGCACGAAGTCGGCGGCCTGCACCGTCCGCAGCGCGCCCCAGACCTGCTCGTCGGTGAAGTCGCCGCCCAGCGTGACGTTCTCGCGGACGCTGTCGTCGAACAGGAAGGTGCCCTGGGGCACGACCGCGATCGCGCGGGCGAGCTCGTCGTGCGTCAGGTCGCGGATGTCGGCGCCGTCCACCGCGATCGAGCCGGACTGCGGGTCGACCAGGCGGGTCAGCAGCGACGTCAGCGTGCTCTTGCCGCTGCCCGTGGCACCGACGACCGCGACGACCTGGCCCGGGGCGACGTCGAGGTCGATGTGGCGCAGGACGTCCGTCCCCTCGCCGAAGCGGAAGGTCACGTCGCGCACCGCGAGCGCGACCGCACCCGTGCCGGCCAGCGTCTGCGGGCCGTAGGGCATCGAGCCCCGCTCCTGCAGCACGGCGTCGACGCGCTCCCAGCTGACGACGCTGCGGGGCAGCTCGCCGAGCACCCAGCCGATGGCTCGCACCGGGAACGCGACGACCGTGAACAGGTAGGCGACCGACACGACGTCGCCCGGGTCGGCGGCACCACTGGCGACCCGGCCCACCCCGAGGACGATGACCATGAGGATGCCGATGTTGGGCAAGGCCTCGAGCAGCGGGTCGAAGATGCTGCGGATGCGTCCCACTGCGATGTTGGCGTCGCGCAGCTCCTGCGAGACGTCGCGGAAGCGGTCGGTCTCGTCGGCCTCGCGGCCCAGCGACTTGACGACCAGTGCCCCGTCGAACGACTCGTGGGCGACGGCGCTGACCGAACCGCGCAGCGACTGGGCGTGCGCGACCCGGGGCGACAGCCACCGCTGGTAGAAGACGTTGATGACGAACAGCGCCGGGAAGACGACGAGCCCCACGAGCGTCAGCACGAGGTCGGCGCGCACCATCTCGACGATCGCCGCGACGAGCATCGCGATGACCCCGATCGCCATCGGCAGCGGCATGAACACCGCCCAGGCACCCTCGACGTCGGCGTTGGCGTTGGACAGCAGCTGGCCCGTCGGGTGCCGGTGGTGCCACGACATCGGCAGCGTCAGGTACTGGCGCGTGACGCGGCGGCGATACTCGGCGACCAGTCGGTAGTAGACGATGCCGCCGATCAGCCGCCGGGCCACGATGCCGAGCGCGCGCAGCACCGCCACGGCCATGAACAGCGCGATGGCCCCGGCCAACGCACCCTCGGTGACGTCCCCGCGCTCGAACGACGGACGGATGACGTGGTCGGTCGCCCAGCCCAGCACGCGGGCATCGGCGACCGTCATGAAGCCGAACAGCACGCTGCCGACGACCGACACCCAGAACAGCAGACGCTGCTCCTTGATGCCGCGTCCGAGCAGGCTGAAGCCGCGTCCGGTGATGTGGTCCGTGCGTGCGTCGCCGAGGTCAGCGGACACGATGTCCAGCAGCTTGCAAGGTCTCTTTCACCTGTCCGATGGTCATGTCGCCGAAGTGGAACACGCTCGCGGCGAGCACTGCGTCGGCACCGGCATCGACGGCCTGCGGGAAGTGCTCCAGCCGTCCGGCACCACCACTCGCGATGAGTGGCACCTGTGTAACGTCACGGACCGCCCGAATCATTTCCAGGTCGAAGCCGTCGCGCGTGCCGTCGGCATCCATCGAGTTGAGCAGGATCTCCCCCGCACCGAGCTCGGTGGCGCGGCGGGCCCACTCGACGGCGTCGATCCCGGCCGATGTGCGGCCGCCGTGCGTCGTGACCTCGAAGCCGCTGGGCTGGTCTGGGCTCCGACGAGCGTCGACGCTGAGCACGAGCACCTGGTTGCCGAAGCGCTGGGCGATCTCCGCGATGACCTCGGGACGGTTGATGGCGGCGGTGTTGATGCCGACCTTGTCGGCACCGGCCCGCAGCAGCCGGTCGACGTCCTCGGGGGTGCGCACTCCTCCGCCGACCGTCAGGGGGATGAACACCTGGTCCGCGGTGCGACCGACCACGTCGAACGTCGTGCTGCGGCTGTCGGAGGACGCCGTGATGTCGAGGAACGTCAGCTCGTCGGCACCCTCGGCGTCGTAGACCGTCGCCATCTCGACGGGGTCTCCCGCATCACGCAGGTTGACGAAGTTGACGCCCTTGACGACGCGACCGTTGTCGACGTCCAGGCACGGGATGACACGGACGGCAAGGCTCACCGGACGAGCCTACCGGCCGACAGCATGGAGACCTTGGGCGGTGGACGCGCCACCGTACGAGCGCGAACTTGGCCGCTTTCGGTGGCAGGTCGACCGCTCCCCCACGGTCGGCGACTCAGACCTCGGCGACGGCCGAGAGCGCCTCGGGCAGCGTGAAGGCACCCGCATACAGGGCCTTGCCGACGATCGCGCCCTCGACGCCGATCGACGTCAGGCTCGCGATGTCCCGAAGGTCCTGCAGGCTCGAGACACCGCCGGAGGCCACGACGGGCTTGTCGGTGTGCTCGCACACGCGACGCAGCAGATCGAGGTTGGGGCCGGTGAGCGTGCCGTCCTTGGCGACGTCGGTCACGACGTAGCGCGAGCACCCGTCGCGCTCGAGACGGGCCAGCACCTCGAACAGGTCGCCGCCCTCCTCGGTCCAGCCGCGAGCGGCGAGCGTCGTGCCGCGGACGTCGAGGCCCACGGCGATCTGGTCGCCGTGCTGCGCGACCACCTTGGCGCACCACTCGGGGTTCTCGAGAGCCGCCGTGCCGAGGTTGACGCGGGTGCAGCCCGTGGCGAGAGCGGCCGCCAGCGAGGCGTCGTCGCGGATGCCGCCCGACAGCTCGACCTTGACGTCGAGTCGTCCGACGACCTCGGCCAGCAGCTCACGGTTGGAGCCCTTGCCGAAGGCCGCGTCGAGATCGACGAGGTGGATCCACTCGGCGCCGTCGGTCTGCCACTGCAGGGCCGCGTCGAGGGGAGAGCCGTAGGACGTCTCGCTGCCGAGGGCACCCTGGACGAGGCGCACGGCCTGTCCATCGGCGACGTCGACGGCGGGGAGGAGTTCGAGGGTCACGCGGCGATGATATCGGCCGACGGCACCCGCTCGACCTGCCGGTGCGCGGCACGGTGTCGATCCGGTGAAGGTGGCGGCGCACCCCCGTTCGACGGGTTACCGTTCGGGGCCCGCTTCACGACCGACAGGATCTTCCCCATGCGCTCCAGCGCCCGTATCGCCGCAGCTCTCGTGTCCACCGCCTTCGCCGTCTCCGCGACCGCCACCGGCGCGTTCGCCCAGTCGACCACCGTCAAGGACAAGGCCAGCGACGTCATCGCCTACGCCGATGACAACGACCAGAACGGCACGGTGCTGGGCTACGCCGAGAGCATCGCGTCGGGTGCCGACCTGCGCAGCGTCACGGTCGATCACGGCAAGACGAACGTCACGCTGACGATCAAGTTCGCCGATCTCCAGAACACCACCGCGGTGTCTGTCGCGTTCCGACCCGATGCCAAGAAGCGGCCGAACCGCGTGCTCGCCAACACCGGCCGCGCATCAGGAGTCGTCTTCGACACCGACGGGGAGGCACGCTGCACCGTCAAGCTGAAGACGCGGCCCGGACGGTCCGGCTCGATCAAGGCGACCGTCAAGCGTTCGTGCCTGGGCTCCCCCGACAAGATCCGCGTCAGCGTCGCCGCCGTCAGCCTCGGCGACGACGGCCGCCTGCGCGTCGACTCCCTGTCGAAGGGCGATCCGCGTCGTCCCGTCTACACCAAGGCGCTCAAGGCCTCGTGACGCGCACCTTCTCGCGCCTCGCCGCGTCCACCGCCGTCGCCGCCGGGCTCGTCCTGTCGGCCGGCGCGACGGCCCACGCCGAGGGCACCCACGTCAAGGACAAGGCCAGCGACGTCGGATTGGTCCCGGACATCAGAAGTGACGCCTACGACGTCCTCGGGTACCAGGCCAGCATCGACTCCGGCATCGACCTGCGGGGCATGCGCGTCAACCATGGCAGCACGACCGTCACGCTTCGTCTGAAGTTCGCTCAGCTCGGCCCCGAGACGAACGTCTCGATGCAGTTCCGCAGCAACGGACGGCGCGAGGTCACGCACTACCTGCTCAGCGTGTCGAAGCGGCGCGCGATCGTGCTCGACCCTGAGGCTTCTGACACGTGCTCGGTCCCGCTGAAGACCCGCACGGGCCGCAAGGGGATCCTGAGGGCCACGATCAAGCGTTCGTGCCTGGGCAACCCCGACCGCATCAAGGTCCAGGGTGGAGTGTTCTCCGGCGATCTCGCCTCGGAGCAAGGGGCGCTCCACGTGGACCCCATCTCGAACACCCAGGTCCGGGCACCGTCCTGGACGAGGTGGCTGACGTCGGGCTGATCCCCCCCGGCCCGCCTCGAGGAGGTGGATCTGCAACCGATTTCGAGCTGAGAAGGTTGCACATCCACCTCCTCGTGCGTCACCGACTACAGCGTCGCGAGCCAGTTCTGCAGCAGGTGCATGCCGGCGTCGCCGGACTTCTCGGGGTGGAACTGCGTCGCCCACAACGGACCGTCCTCGACGGCGGCGACGAACCGGTCGCCGCCGTACTCGGTCCAGGTGACATCGGCCTGCAGGAGCGCCGGCGGACGCGTCAGCACCCAGTCGCGCAGGCCGTAGGAGTGCACGAAGTAGAAGCGTTCGTCGGCCAGCCCGGCGAACATGCGCGAGCCGGCGTCGGGCTCGACGGTGTTCCAGCCCATGTGCGGCACGATCGGTGCCTGCAGGCGCTCGATCACGCCGGGCCATTCCGCGCACCCCTCGGTGCGCACGCCGTGCTCGATGCCCTCGGCGAACAGGATCTGCATGCCGACGCAGATGCCGAGCACCGGACGACCCGCGATGAGCCGCCGCTCGATGATCCGCACGCCGTCGACCTCGCGCAGGCCCTTCATGCAGGCCTCGAAGGCCCCGACCCCGGGCACGAGCAAACCGTCGGCCTCGGCAGCGACCCCGGCGTCGTTCGTGAGGACGACGTCGGCACCGGCGCGCTCGACCGCGCGCACCGCCGACCGCAGGTTGCCCGAGCCGTAGTCGAGCACCGCGACGCTGGGACGCGGCTGCGTCACAAGGCACCCTTGGTGCTCGGGATTCCCGTCTCGCGCGGATCGAGGGCGATCGCCTGGCGCAGGGCGCGGGCGACGGCCTTGAACTGCGCCTCGGCGATGTGGTGCGGATCGCGGCCGTCAATCAGCCGCACGTGCATCGTCATCGCGGCGTGGTGCGCGATCGACTCGAGCACGTGCGCCGTCAGCGAGCCGGAGTACTGCCCGCCGATGATCGCGGTGATCTGCCGCTCGGGCTCGCCGGAGTGCACGAAGTACGGGCGTCCGGAGACGTCGACGACGGCCTGGGCGATCGACTCGTCGAGCGGCACGATCGCGTCGCCGTAGCG is a window encoding:
- the priA gene encoding bifunctional 1-(5-phosphoribosyl)-5-((5-phosphoribosylamino)methylideneamino)imidazole-4-carboxamide isomerase/phosphoribosylanthranilate isomerase PriA, yielding MTLELLPAVDVADGQAVRLVQGALGSETSYGSPLDAALQWQTDGAEWIHLVDLDAAFGKGSNRELLAEVVGRLDVKVELSGGIRDDASLAAALATGCTRVNLGTAALENPEWCAKVVAQHGDQIAVGLDVRGTTLAARGWTEEGGDLFEVLARLERDGCSRYVVTDVAKDGTLTGPNLDLLRRVCEHTDKPVVASGGVSSLQDLRDIASLTSIGVEGAIVGKALYAGAFTLPEALSAVAEV
- the hisF gene encoding imidazole glycerol phosphate synthase subunit HisF — encoded protein: MSLAVRVIPCLDVDNGRVVKGVNFVNLRDAGDPVEMATVYDAEGADELTFLDITASSDSRSTTFDVVGRTADQVFIPLTVGGGVRTPEDVDRLLRAGADKVGINTAAINRPEVIAEIAQRFGNQVLVLSVDARRSPDQPSGFEVTTHGGRTSAGIDAVEWARRATELGAGEILLNSMDADGTRDGFDLEMIRAVRDVTQVPLIASGGAGRLEHFPQAVDAGADAVLAASVFHFGDMTIGQVKETLQAAGHRVR
- a CDS encoding ABC transporter ATP-binding protein, which gives rise to MSTATDTDNDLPEIAQSRESGTQIIRRGLALSPAIKDGLGLTILLAVLSTVGGSVVPVLIQRTVDAGLGDGGDTRLSDVGGFLAIASVLILVTAGIAYWMRIRLFVASETGLAQMRVDAFRHVHDLSMLTQNSERRGVLVSRVTSDIDQVSQFLQFTGIQIVVSLGQIVVATIIMAYYSWQLTIVVIVCFLPLAISLKWFATRLSDAYDIVRRTVGEMIAVIAEPVVGASVVRAHAIERRTQQRVDDGIKRNLDANVSAQKLVAVTFASSGVAGGLANGAVLAFGVVLGVKGDLSMGTVIAFAFLVGLFVGPVQTATQVLTDAQNAIASWRRVIDLLDTPADVVDPGAGGTSLPPGSLGARFDGVTFAYPGGPPVLKDVDVVLEPRQRIAVVGETGSGKTTFAKLLTRLMDPTSGTVRLGTDPESAADISTISFADLRQHVLMVPQEGFLFDATLRDNLLYGRQDATDEQLLAVVAELELDDWFAHLPRGLDSQVGQRGESLSAGERQLVALVRSALADPDLIVLDEATSAVDPQTELRATRALDKLLDGRSSVTIAHRLSTAENADRILVFDAGQLVEDGSHAELVDGGGVYQRLHASWVAQASLTATTTGPGGSRDDA
- a CDS encoding ABC transporter ATP-binding protein, producing MPYGPQTLAGTGAVALAVRDVTFRFGEGTDVLRHIDLDVAPGQVVAVVGATGSGKSTLTSLLTRLVDPQSGSIAVDGADIRDLTHDELARAIAVVPQGTFLFDDSVRENVTLGGDFTDEQVWGALRTVQAADFVQELPRGLDSQLGERGTTLSGGQRQRLSLARALVRRPRLLVMDDATSAVDPEVEQRILKALAASTSDGDGPTVLVVAYRKATIALADEVVFLDQGAIAARGTHDELVEQSPDYRNLVNAYDQAREELS
- the hisB gene encoding imidazoleglycerol-phosphate dehydratase HisB; the encoded protein is MTRTSRIERRTSESHVVVEIDLDGTGANDISTGVGFYDHMLTAFSRHSLIDLTVRTEGDLHIDAHHTVEDTAICLGQALREALGDKVGITRYGDAIVPLDESIAQAVVDVSGRPYFVHSGEPERQITAIIGGQYSGSLTAHVLESIAHHAAMTMHVRLIDGRDPHHIAEAQFKAVARALRQAIALDPRETGIPSTKGAL
- the hisH gene encoding imidazole glycerol phosphate synthase subunit HisH, with translation MTQPRPSVAVLDYGSGNLRSAVRAVERAGADVVLTNDAGVAAEADGLLVPGVGAFEACMKGLREVDGVRIIERRLIAGRPVLGICVGMQILFAEGIEHGVRTEGCAEWPGVIERLQAPIVPHMGWNTVEPDAGSRMFAGLADERFYFVHSYGLRDWVLTRPPALLQADVTWTEYGGDRFVAAVEDGPLWATQFHPEKSGDAGMHLLQNWLATL